Proteins encoded together in one Vulcanisaeta thermophila window:
- a CDS encoding adenosylcobinamide-GDP ribazoletransferase, which yields MVSKGALRDFLDGIRALMTFFTVIPMGGSHSIQRAFDYAWLSPLIIPLITGLIPGLVGSWVWRITNNPLASSSIAYSLLLVLTGFNHIDGFADTVDALMIRGDVNERLRVLKDPHKGPVAIASTVLLIILSISFLTTRPSELWEILYVAEVTSKASCCTSALLGREPSYQGLGYALTRTLRRRYAYVLITDLASAIISYLILGPLGAISLVIVVALYLPVFNHLQNSFGGAVGDLYGFTLEVTRTAAIILQSLMQVLTL from the coding sequence GTGGTCAGTAAAGGTGCATTGAGGGATTTTTTAGACGGTATTAGGGCCCTAATGACCTTCTTCACAGTAATCCCCATGGGTGGGTCCCACAGCATCCAGAGGGCCTTTGACTACGCCTGGCTATCACCATTGATAATACCATTGATAACGGGGCTCATTCCTGGCCTCGTTGGTTCATGGGTATGGCGCATAACCAACAACCCCCTCGCCTCATCATCAATCGCCTACTCACTATTGCTGGTGCTCACGGGGTTCAACCACATTGATGGCTTTGCGGATACCGTGGATGCGCTAATGATTAGGGGTGACGTTAATGAGAGATTGAGGGTGCTTAAGGACCCGCATAAGGGGCCCGTGGCCATCGCGTCCACAGTACTACTAATAATACTCTCAATATCATTCCTAACCACGAGGCCTAGTGAATTATGGGAAATACTTTACGTGGCGGAGGTTACCTCCAAGGCATCCTGCTGCACCTCCGCATTACTGGGCAGGGAGCCCAGTTACCAGGGGCTTGGTTATGCATTAACCAGGACTTTGAGGCGTAGGTACGCGTACGTGCTCATAACGGACCTGGCCTCGGCAATTATATCATACTTAATACTCGGACCATTGGGCGCTATATCGCTGGTAATAGTCGTGGCCCTCTACCTACCCGTATTCAACCACCTACAGAACTCGTTCGGGGGCGCCGTGGGTGATCTTTATGGATTCACCCTGGAGGTCACCAGGACCGCCGCTATAATCCTACAATCGCTCATGCAGGTATTAACACTCTAG
- a CDS encoding heavy-metal-associated domain-containing protein, whose protein sequence is MEVTRAVRFEDMGCEGCVNLVLDSLRSMDGVLMVARSGNELIITYDSDKVTFSDLMNMVMMHGLALYLRRIVLRLGNARELGLDEVQRLYREFNDLVSLVQDVTTHRLFLLMHPDSNPSPLINELRRLGLQVSDPVIDELG, encoded by the coding sequence ATGGAGGTAACAAGGGCCGTTAGGTTTGAGGACATGGGTTGCGAGGGCTGTGTAAACCTCGTACTGGACTCCTTGAGGAGTATGGATGGCGTCCTCATGGTAGCCAGGTCTGGGAATGAGCTGATCATTACTTACGATAGTGATAAGGTAACCTTTAGTGATTTAATGAACATGGTCATGATGCACGGACTCGCGCTCTACCTGAGGAGGATTGTCTTAAGGCTTGGTAATGCCCGTGAGCTGGGGCTTGATGAGGTGCAGAGGCTTTATAGGGAATTCAATGACCTGGTGAGTTTGGTTCAGGATGTAACAACTCACAGACTCTTCTTGCTGATGCACCCAGACTCGAACCCAAGCCCACTCATTAATGAGCTTAGGAGGCTTGGTCTTCAGGTTAGTGACCCAGTGATTGATGAGTTGGGGTAG
- a CDS encoding TIGR04084 family radical SAM/SPASM domain-containing protein, with the protein MLWIIFTTGACNLRCDYCGGSFNPRVVPWRVNYDINQLKNLIERDPEATVIFYGGEPLLGYRFIMQVMDNVRARRYGIQTNGTLVNLLPRQYWARMDVVLLSIDGREEVTDKHRGRGVYRNVVNALRYLKGLGVRRVIARMTVTQDTDIYRDVMHLLNLGFDYVHWQLNVIWTEKWNIREWAINNYLPGIRALVREFLNQAERGRVMGIVPILGILNAYLYKPYEGPPCGAGYKAVSITTDGRVLACPIAVREEWAVLGHVNTGFRTIKIELPPECQKCPYKPYCGGRCLYAIMEGRNYWNNEVETVDWITRETIREVLKIAPKIKELVSNGVIKEEDIIYDPTQDSTEVIP; encoded by the coding sequence ATGCTCTGGATCATATTCACCACAGGCGCCTGCAACCTAAGGTGCGACTACTGCGGCGGGTCCTTCAACCCCAGGGTGGTGCCCTGGAGGGTCAATTACGACATAAACCAATTAAAGAACCTCATTGAGAGGGACCCGGAGGCCACGGTGATATTCTACGGCGGGGAACCACTACTCGGTTATAGGTTCATAATGCAGGTAATGGACAACGTAAGGGCCAGGAGGTACGGAATACAAACCAACGGAACCCTAGTAAACCTACTCCCAAGGCAGTACTGGGCCAGGATGGACGTAGTGCTACTATCAATTGACGGGAGGGAGGAAGTGACTGACAAGCACAGGGGCCGTGGGGTCTACAGGAACGTGGTCAATGCACTAAGATACCTAAAGGGTCTCGGTGTTAGGAGGGTCATTGCCAGGATGACAGTGACCCAGGACACAGACATTTACAGGGACGTAATGCACCTACTAAACCTGGGCTTCGACTACGTGCACTGGCAACTAAACGTCATATGGACAGAGAAATGGAACATCAGGGAATGGGCCATTAACAACTACCTACCGGGAATAAGGGCGCTGGTGAGGGAATTCCTAAACCAGGCCGAGAGGGGTAGGGTGATGGGCATTGTACCAATACTCGGAATACTCAACGCATACCTGTACAAACCATACGAGGGACCACCCTGCGGGGCCGGTTACAAGGCAGTCTCAATAACCACGGACGGTAGGGTACTCGCATGCCCCATAGCAGTGAGGGAGGAGTGGGCCGTGCTGGGGCACGTGAACACAGGCTTCAGAACAATAAAGATAGAACTACCCCCAGAATGCCAAAAATGCCCCTACAAACCATACTGCGGGGGAAGATGCCTATACGCAATAATGGAGGGCAGGAATTACTGGAACAACGAAGTGGAGACCGTGGACTGGATAACCAGGGAAACAATAAGGGAGGTACTGAAAATAGCACCTAAGATAAAGGAACTAGTGAGTAATGGGGTTATCAAGGAGGAGGACATAATCTACGACCCCACACAGGACTCCACAGAGGTAATACCATAA
- the asnS gene encoding asparagine--tRNA ligase, giving the protein MEGKVVSIRDVFNLSEGSEVTIRGWVYRKRVLKDKVFLVVRDGSGIVQVVFDKSLGEPFNIASKLNIESSIILTGVTKREPRAPGGVEVHAKGINWYYAGYEFPINEDAAKADSEYLLDVRHLWLRSRRMWAVLRVRHTVFGAIHEFFRSRGYFEVQGPMFVSAAVEGGATLFPVEYFDMKNVYLTQSSQFYLEVLIYSLEKVYTVAPSFRAEKSRTRRHLTEFWHAEAEEAWLQFDGLMNFLEDLITYIVKRVLDERQEELRLLGRDTRVLENVKPPFHRIDYDEAIRILQSKGVGIKWGDDIGADEERVLTMQFDKPILLHHFPERVKAFYHRNDPSRPETTLSVDLLAPEGYGEVIGGGERIYDYEELLSKIKKFGLNPEDYYWYLDLRKYGSVPHSGFGLGIDRLVMWICGLDHIRDAVPFPRDVRRVKP; this is encoded by the coding sequence ATGGAGGGTAAGGTGGTTAGTATAAGGGATGTGTTCAACCTGAGTGAGGGCTCTGAGGTGACCATAAGGGGTTGGGTGTATAGGAAGAGGGTCCTTAAGGATAAGGTGTTCCTGGTGGTTAGGGATGGTAGTGGTATTGTGCAGGTGGTTTTTGATAAATCCCTAGGGGAGCCCTTTAACATAGCCTCGAAACTCAACATAGAATCCTCCATAATCCTCACAGGGGTCACCAAGAGGGAGCCCAGGGCACCAGGTGGTGTGGAGGTACATGCCAAGGGGATTAATTGGTACTATGCGGGTTACGAATTCCCAATAAACGAGGATGCGGCCAAGGCCGATAGTGAGTACCTGCTCGACGTTAGGCATTTGTGGCTTAGGAGTAGGAGGATGTGGGCTGTCCTTAGGGTTAGGCACACGGTTTTCGGAGCCATCCACGAGTTCTTCAGGTCCAGGGGCTACTTCGAGGTTCAGGGTCCCATGTTCGTTTCCGCAGCGGTTGAGGGTGGCGCCACGTTATTCCCTGTGGAGTACTTCGACATGAAGAATGTGTACTTGACACAATCCTCCCAGTTCTACCTCGAGGTCCTAATATACTCGTTGGAAAAGGTCTACACTGTGGCGCCAAGCTTCAGGGCTGAGAAGTCAAGGACTAGGAGGCACCTGACCGAGTTCTGGCATGCGGAGGCTGAGGAGGCTTGGTTGCAGTTTGATGGTTTGATGAACTTCCTTGAGGATTTGATAACGTACATTGTGAAGAGGGTCCTTGATGAGAGGCAGGAGGAATTGAGACTACTGGGTAGGGATACCAGGGTGCTTGAGAATGTGAAGCCCCCATTCCACAGGATTGATTATGATGAGGCCATAAGGATACTGCAGTCCAAGGGCGTGGGCATAAAGTGGGGCGATGATATTGGGGCTGATGAGGAGAGGGTATTAACGATGCAGTTTGATAAGCCCATACTTCTCCACCACTTCCCAGAGCGGGTGAAGGCATTCTACCACAGGAATGACCCCTCGAGACCAGAGACCACATTAAGCGTTGATTTACTGGCCCCCGAGGGTTACGGCGAGGTCATTGGTGGTGGTGAGCGTATATACGACTATGAGGAGCTACTGAGTAAGATTAAGAAGTTTGGGCTGAACCCCGAGGATTATTACTGGTACCTGGACCTTAGGAAGTACGGCTCCGTACCCCACTCAGGCTTTGGGCTTGGTATTGATAGGCTTGTTATGTGGATATGCGGTTTGGACCACATTAGGGATGCGGTGCCCTTCCCAAGGGATGTGAGGCGCGTTAAGCCCTGA
- a CDS encoding AAA family ATPase, whose protein sequence is MRLVITGTPGVGKTTLASELSKALGLPIVKVEDLIHDYLQWDPTLLTNRIVNVEEAYEELNRRLREMGSYIVDTVAVDLIDPSLIDWCVVLRLDPRELLRRLLGRGWPWCKVVENVFSEVIGVLASACLSAVGPNHVIEVNTTGKDVAQVVNEVLSAIAHAKPLVNSVDWLELLDTDFLLNMEGELDKCRVY, encoded by the coding sequence ATGAGGCTTGTAATAACGGGCACGCCGGGCGTGGGGAAAACCACACTGGCCAGTGAATTATCAAAGGCCCTGGGGCTACCCATAGTTAAGGTTGAGGACTTAATTCATGATTACCTACAATGGGACCCCACACTCCTCACGAATCGCATAGTGAATGTGGAGGAGGCTTATGAAGAACTGAACCGTAGGCTCAGGGAGATGGGCTCCTACATCGTGGATACGGTTGCCGTGGACCTAATAGACCCATCACTTATTGATTGGTGCGTGGTTTTACGGCTAGACCCAAGGGAGCTGCTCAGGAGGTTATTAGGTAGGGGTTGGCCTTGGTGTAAGGTTGTGGAGAATGTATTCTCCGAGGTGATTGGTGTGTTAGCATCCGCGTGCCTAAGCGCCGTGGGCCCCAACCACGTGATTGAAGTCAACACCACGGGTAAGGATGTGGCTCAGGTGGTTAATGAGGTGCTCAGCGCCATAGCCCATGCCAAGCCCCTTGTTAATTCCGTGGATTGGTTGGAGCTCCTGGACACGGACTTCCTCCTCAATATGGAGGGGGAGTTGGATAAGTGCCGTGTTTATTAG
- a CDS encoding glycogen/starch/alpha-glucan phosphorylase has protein sequence MMSDPAVVVSITPDLALDLGYTYAGGLGVLEGDKFYGASRLGINYYVITLLYRNGYVEYEFDDKDNPIPKPQPQPREFLNSLRLVDTFNVELRGCGVEVNAWDYNVGTAHAVFLEPRGPEWALKLVDRIYIEDTIEEKFLKYVFLARGAVEFIRRNIGLENVRYIDLQEAYAAMVPIILKIPGRYRLIIHTPGPWGHPSFPNELFRRETGYQFIENPVVLTSVGAAMAYEVFMVSAKHFDIMRKVIPQFMDKARFVTNGVNIERWMDPEIRLHYERGSLTPDVLKSIRGRLRKELLSLIKSRKDVNVNDDTLIIAWARRMTLYKRPYFISRLIEEGDYRDVLFVLGGKAHPMDKDGLNYMRKFRELHRKFNNVVYIHDYDVEKAKIILKGSDVLAFTPFPGWEASGTSFMKAAINGVPSIASRDGAAVELIVDGVNGWLFGEDVRELIDMNNDPRSKEIDEREYEEFKARFAQVYDLFNSDREKFHLIGLSAILSFASRVDIRRVLREYYPDLVRG, from the coding sequence ATGATGAGCGACCCGGCAGTGGTGGTGAGCATAACGCCAGACCTTGCCCTGGACCTTGGCTACACATACGCCGGCGGTTTGGGCGTCCTAGAGGGTGATAAGTTCTACGGTGCATCTAGGCTGGGCATTAATTACTACGTAATAACACTACTCTATAGGAATGGTTACGTGGAGTACGAGTTCGACGATAAGGATAACCCAATACCCAAGCCCCAGCCCCAGCCCAGGGAGTTCCTGAACTCCCTAAGGCTTGTGGATACGTTCAATGTGGAGCTCAGGGGCTGCGGGGTGGAGGTTAATGCCTGGGACTATAACGTGGGCACTGCACACGCGGTGTTCCTAGAGCCCAGGGGTCCTGAGTGGGCTTTGAAGCTTGTTGATCGAATATACATTGAGGATACCATTGAGGAGAAGTTCCTGAAGTACGTGTTCCTTGCAAGGGGTGCGGTGGAGTTCATTAGGCGGAACATTGGGCTTGAGAATGTTAGGTACATAGACCTCCAGGAGGCGTATGCCGCCATGGTCCCCATAATCCTAAAGATACCAGGTAGGTATAGGTTGATAATCCACACACCGGGTCCCTGGGGCCACCCATCATTCCCCAATGAATTATTCAGGAGGGAGACAGGTTATCAATTCATTGAGAATCCTGTGGTGCTCACTAGCGTCGGTGCGGCCATGGCGTATGAAGTGTTCATGGTTTCGGCGAAGCACTTCGATATCATGAGGAAGGTGATACCCCAATTCATGGATAAGGCTAGGTTCGTAACCAACGGCGTGAATATCGAGAGGTGGATGGACCCGGAAATAAGGCTTCACTACGAGAGGGGCTCCCTAACACCTGATGTGCTGAAGTCCATAAGGGGTAGGTTGAGAAAGGAATTACTGAGCCTTATTAAGTCAAGGAAGGACGTGAATGTTAATGATGATACCCTCATAATTGCCTGGGCCAGGAGAATGACACTTTACAAAAGACCCTACTTCATATCAAGGCTTATTGAGGAGGGTGATTACAGGGATGTGCTCTTTGTCCTGGGCGGTAAGGCGCACCCCATGGATAAGGATGGGCTTAACTACATGAGGAAGTTTAGGGAGTTGCATAGGAAGTTCAATAATGTGGTCTACATACACGATTACGACGTTGAGAAGGCAAAGATAATACTGAAGGGGTCCGATGTGCTGGCCTTCACACCATTCCCGGGGTGGGAGGCGAGTGGCACGAGCTTCATGAAGGCCGCCATAAATGGTGTCCCATCCATAGCCTCTAGGGACGGGGCTGCCGTGGAGTTGATAGTGGATGGCGTCAATGGTTGGTTGTTTGGTGAGGATGTTAGGGAGTTGATAGACATGAACAACGACCCAAGGAGTAAGGAGATAGATGAGAGGGAGTATGAGGAGTTTAAGGCCAGGTTTGCCCAGGTATATGACCTGTTTAACTCGGACAGGGAGAAGTTCCACCTAATTGGTCTCAGTGCCATACTGAGCTTCGCATCGAGGGTTGACATAAGGAGGGTGCTGAGGGAGTACTACCCAGACCTAGTTAGGGGTTAA
- a CDS encoding DUF1512 domain-containing protein yields the protein MSVLGIMLQVGSSATSGNTILLAILYNLFWIVMMVLFFFQDYVMIWRYSYTVGNFLSGLGKLINDNVNLIINHMEQLLKSNGFSQGIDKAGVEKVVRDLMEYVVIEPVNAEPTGLMRTLKLLVTTYNERLEDAVRSVLSNVNRPLLQNVVDAVDGLRELNFIYKVIMHYYRLSNKYKNPYLMMQVYMLLPILREYVNALNGAITTFLKGQPVGDAAGPLTAYRFLNLCGNAEELTHNVKDTYIGICNFENRRVYVVKARGPGGTVGNLDDAIIYLMERIGVRPRLVITVDAALKLEGERTGSIAEGVGVAMGGIGVERFNIERTASKYGVPLYAILIKMSMPEALSAMPKEVESAVNEAVERVKGIIRERTREGDEVILVGVGNTCGVAQ from the coding sequence ATGAGTGTGCTGGGCATAATGCTGCAGGTGGGGAGTAGTGCCACCTCTGGGAATACCATATTGCTAGCCATACTCTATAACCTGTTCTGGATCGTTATGATGGTTTTATTCTTCTTCCAGGACTACGTGATGATATGGAGGTACTCATACACCGTGGGTAACTTTCTAAGCGGCCTTGGTAAGCTAATTAATGATAATGTGAACCTAATAATAAATCACATGGAGCAACTGCTAAAGTCTAATGGTTTCAGTCAGGGTATTGATAAGGCTGGTGTGGAGAAGGTGGTTAGGGATTTAATGGAGTACGTGGTTATTGAGCCAGTTAATGCGGAGCCCACGGGTTTAATGAGGACCCTCAAGTTGTTGGTGACCACTTACAATGAGAGGCTTGAGGATGCCGTTAGGTCCGTCCTATCCAATGTGAATAGGCCCCTGCTCCAGAATGTGGTTGATGCTGTGGATGGCCTTAGGGAGTTGAACTTCATATACAAGGTCATAATGCATTATTACAGGCTTAGTAATAAGTATAAGAATCCGTACCTGATGATGCAGGTGTACATGTTATTGCCTATACTCAGGGAGTACGTTAATGCGCTTAACGGTGCAATAACCACATTCCTGAAGGGGCAGCCTGTGGGTGATGCCGCTGGCCCATTAACCGCCTATAGATTCCTCAACCTCTGCGGTAATGCTGAGGAGTTGACGCACAATGTTAAGGACACCTACATAGGGATTTGCAACTTTGAGAATAGGAGGGTCTATGTGGTGAAGGCTAGGGGTCCTGGGGGTACCGTGGGTAATCTAGACGATGCCATAATCTACCTAATGGAGAGGATAGGCGTTAGGCCCAGGTTAGTCATAACAGTGGATGCGGCATTGAAGCTTGAAGGTGAGAGAACGGGCTCCATAGCGGAGGGTGTGGGTGTGGCCATGGGTGGTATTGGTGTGGAGAGGTTCAATATAGAGAGGACGGCAAGCAAGTACGGAGTCCCCCTATACGCCATTTTAATAAAGATGAGCATGCCCGAGGCCCTCTCAGCAATGCCCAAGGAGGTGGAGTCAGCGGTTAATGAGGCTGTGGAGAGGGTTAAGGGGATAATTAGGGAGAGGACCAGGGAGGGTGATGAGGTAATCCTAGTGGGTGTGGGTAACACGTGCGGTGTGGCTCAGTAA
- a CDS encoding ABC transporter ATP-binding protein — translation MQDHEAPLRKYIVDLTPDYKFGHVNVTLYRDRLLVEYDGKSEIYELSGLRDLRLIEGFGINKVIARYNGSDKVILQFTNRYKEDIMNLLNIIHNLQMGIDNVVRTNISARENGYRRMYVVKWLLNLIRPYKWKIILGVAITLAITGISLVPPYLMKILINNVLLSHSTTKISLFQLIILALAGVYASSVVFSVSQGYLLNYLGQKLSNEIRVSIYEHVFNQSLNFMDRFQSGRILSRITTDVGNTQWFLIWGIPTLAANIMTVVGAGVIMFIMDYKLGLYALIPIPAIILGTLVYRKISRYIYHKAWRRSADITSLLTDTIPAWEVVKAYANENYEKSRLRSLVDEYFNSQMNIVKTNLLWFPILGFIISLTTLLIWYVGGTQVITGSLSLGSLVAFISYTGMFYQPVQNIMNILPFIQQSFTSAERILELMSYEGEVKQDRNAIKHVIKGSIEFKHVTFGYDPLNPVVRDINLEIRPGEVVAIVGRSGSGKSTLIKLLLRFYDPISGEILIDGIDLKKLDLSFYRSQIGYVAADPVMFYGTVADNIRYGKLDASPEEIIAAAMASGAHEFIMRLPLAYDTHIGERGNRVSTGQRQLIALARAFIRNPRLLILDEATSSIDSISEAHVWDAVRRAARGITTIIITHRLTSLQWVDRIVVLDRGRIVEVGNHEELMKRQGKYYDMYMNQVKMGLEVIGNVNN, via the coding sequence ATGCAGGATCATGAAGCGCCATTAAGAAAATATATAGTTGATTTAACCCCAGATTATAAGTTTGGACATGTTAATGTGACGCTATATAGGGATAGGTTATTAGTTGAGTATGATGGTAAGTCCGAGATTTATGAGTTAAGTGGTCTTAGGGATTTGAGACTCATTGAGGGTTTTGGAATTAATAAGGTTATTGCCAGGTATAATGGTAGTGATAAAGTGATACTTCAATTCACCAATAGATATAAAGAGGATATAATGAATCTATTAAATATAATTCATAATTTACAAATGGGCATTGATAATGTAGTTCGCACGAACATTAGCGCCAGGGAGAATGGGTATAGAAGGATGTACGTTGTTAAGTGGCTCCTTAATTTAATAAGGCCTTATAAGTGGAAGATAATACTTGGTGTTGCCATAACGTTGGCTATAACAGGGATTTCCCTGGTACCGCCTTACTTAATGAAGATATTAATAAACAATGTATTATTGTCCCATAGCACCACAAAGATATCGTTGTTCCAACTCATAATACTGGCCCTGGCGGGGGTTTATGCTTCATCCGTGGTTTTTTCGGTTAGCCAGGGATACCTACTTAATTATCTAGGACAGAAACTTAGTAATGAAATTAGGGTCAGTATTTACGAGCATGTCTTTAATCAGTCTCTTAATTTCATGGATAGGTTTCAATCTGGTAGGATACTTTCAAGAATAACTACTGACGTAGGTAATACGCAGTGGTTCCTCATCTGGGGAATACCAACATTAGCTGCCAACATAATGACCGTAGTGGGTGCTGGGGTCATAATGTTCATAATGGACTACAAGCTAGGTCTCTACGCATTAATACCAATACCCGCAATAATACTGGGGACCCTGGTATATAGGAAGATATCTAGGTATATTTATCATAAGGCTTGGAGGAGGTCCGCGGACATAACCTCATTACTCACAGACACAATACCGGCCTGGGAGGTAGTTAAGGCTTATGCGAATGAGAACTATGAGAAGAGCAGATTAAGAAGTCTGGTTGATGAGTACTTTAATTCACAGATGAATATTGTTAAGACGAACCTGCTATGGTTCCCCATACTGGGCTTCATCATATCACTAACCACACTACTAATATGGTATGTCGGTGGTACTCAAGTAATAACGGGCTCATTAAGCCTTGGTTCGCTGGTGGCCTTTATATCCTACACTGGCATGTTTTACCAACCTGTGCAGAACATAATGAACATACTACCCTTTATACAACAATCCTTCACATCAGCAGAAAGAATACTGGAACTCATGAGTTACGAAGGTGAAGTGAAGCAGGATAGAAATGCCATCAAGCACGTAATCAAGGGTTCCATTGAATTTAAACATGTAACCTTTGGGTACGACCCACTAAACCCAGTGGTTAGGGATATAAACCTCGAGATAAGACCGGGCGAGGTCGTGGCCATAGTTGGTAGATCGGGTTCTGGAAAATCAACACTAATTAAATTACTACTTAGGTTTTACGACCCAATCAGTGGTGAAATATTAATAGATGGTATTGATCTTAAGAAGCTCGATCTATCATTTTATAGATCCCAGATAGGTTATGTGGCCGCTGATCCAGTTATGTTCTACGGTACAGTAGCTGACAATATTAGGTATGGTAAGCTGGACGCAAGCCCTGAGGAGATCATAGCAGCCGCCATGGCAAGCGGCGCCCACGAATTCATAATGAGACTACCACTAGCCTATGATACGCACATTGGGGAAAGGGGTAATAGGGTATCCACGGGCCAAAGGCAGTTAATAGCCCTAGCACGTGCCTTCATTAGGAATCCAAGGCTCTTGATCCTCGATGAGGCAACCTCATCCATTGACAGCATTTCTGAGGCTCATGTGTGGGATGCCGTTAGGAGGGCGGCCAGGGGCATAACCACTATAATAATAACGCATAGGCTCACGTCATTACAGTGGGTTGATAGGATTGTGGTGCTGGATAGGGGCAGGATCGTGGAGGTGGGCAATCATGAGGAGTTGATGAAGAGGCAGGGTAAGTACTACGACATGTACATGAACCAGGTCAAGATGGGGCTTGAGGTGATTGGTAATGTCAATAATTAG
- a CDS encoding SLC13 family permease yields the protein MDRFALDLVILSITYGLIALRGVGRLNIQPWAAMLLGASLTIALGILTPTEALSAINLNVILFLISLFTVSSALEVSGFFNYLAYRLMLSSDKMRSLILRVFVSSAALSLVLSNDGIAGSFTPVIVSMRRYARINIKPLLYALAFGVTIGSVALPIGNPQNLLIALESGVPRPFVIFTLYLLPPTLINILITYPLLLILFRGDGNDDVELIEVRNPRELLINAKLAYTALAILALLIPLFFITDIYSVSPYLTPVTLAFTGASVLYLVSSDRRSIAQNVDWTTILFFIGLFIVSDGALKSGVLGFLAHYLPQPTTLPGIFISGLLLSQVISNVPMVALYIPLMKSLGVSPTNYLAWVGLAASSTIAGNLTLLGAASNVIINEASEKRGGEGFGFLEFIRYGLPVTIVNSLIYYLWFMVINGHIIP from the coding sequence ATGGATAGGTTCGCTTTGGACCTAGTAATACTCAGTATAACCTATGGCTTGATAGCTCTGAGGGGTGTGGGTAGGCTCAATATACAGCCCTGGGCCGCCATGCTCCTTGGGGCTTCGTTAACCATAGCCCTGGGCATACTAACGCCCACTGAGGCCCTCTCGGCAATAAACCTAAACGTGATATTATTCCTAATCTCACTATTCACGGTATCATCAGCCCTGGAGGTTAGTGGCTTCTTTAATTACCTGGCGTACAGGTTAATGCTCAGTAGCGATAAGATGAGGAGTTTAATACTTAGGGTTTTTGTTTCATCAGCGGCACTATCCCTGGTGCTTTCAAACGATGGCATAGCAGGTAGCTTCACACCTGTTATCGTCTCCATGAGGAGGTACGCCAGGATCAACATAAAACCACTCCTCTACGCACTGGCCTTTGGAGTAACCATAGGAAGTGTGGCACTGCCCATTGGCAACCCACAAAACCTACTCATAGCACTGGAGTCCGGTGTGCCAAGGCCCTTCGTAATCTTCACCCTATACCTACTCCCACCCACGCTGATTAACATACTCATCACATACCCATTACTACTCATATTATTTCGCGGTGATGGTAATGATGATGTGGAGCTCATTGAGGTTAGGAACCCCAGGGAATTACTGATAAATGCTAAGCTTGCCTACACAGCCCTGGCAATCCTCGCCCTGTTAATACCCCTGTTCTTCATAACCGACATATACAGCGTAAGCCCATACCTAACACCGGTGACCCTCGCCTTCACGGGCGCCTCGGTACTATACCTAGTGAGTAGTGATAGGAGGAGTATTGCCCAGAATGTGGATTGGACCACAATACTATTCTTCATAGGGCTATTTATAGTTAGTGACGGAGCGTTGAAGTCGGGTGTTCTGGGCTTCCTGGCCCATTACCTGCCGCAGCCCACGACCTTACCTGGCATATTCATATCAGGGTTACTACTGAGTCAGGTTATTAGTAATGTGCCCATGGTGGCGCTGTACATACCACTCATGAAGAGCCTGGGCGTATCACCAACGAACTACCTGGCATGGGTTGGACTCGCAGCCTCAAGCACAATAGCCGGGAACCTAACATTACTGGGTGCCGCGAGTAATGTGATAATCAATGAAGCCAGTGAGAAGAGGGGTGGTGAGGGCTTTGGGTTCCTGGAGTTCATTAGGTATGGACTCCCAGTCACCATTGTCAACTCCCTAATTTACTACCTATGGTTCATGGTGATTAATGGGCACATTATTCCTTGA